The Deinococcus puniceus genome segment AGCAGATCGCCTACCAACCGCGTTTCGTGGATTCTGAGGGGCAAGTTGAGCAAGTGATGCAGGTAGCCCATTTGCATCTTGTAATTCAGGGCCATTCCCAAATGACTGGAAAGGTAAGACCGGAACGTACCGATTAGAGTTTGCAGCACCGCAAAACCTAAAATGGCCCAAAGCATATAGGGCAGCAATTGCACTTCACCAAAAGTCAGCACCCGGTCAAACAGCACTTGCGACAGCAGCGGCGTAATGAGTGAAAAGACGCTGAGCATCACGGTTCCAATCAGGACTTCTACCAAAACTGGCGTTGCGCCCCTGAAATGCACGAGGTGAGACATCAGCCCCGCGATCCCCCGTTTGCCTACAAAATTACCTTTCTCAAAACCAAGCAAAGGCTTCAGCCAAAGCACGTTTCCTGTCCATTTTTGGGAAACTTCAGAAAGGGAAAGCCGCCGAATCCCCACAGCAGGATCGGCAATGGTGGCCCACTTGGGCGTCAGCTTAAGCAGCACCACATAATGATTGTGTTCCCAGTGCAAAATAACGGGCAAGCTAAGTTCATTGAGGCCGTCTAGATCGGCTTGATAAGCGGCTGCTTCTAGATTGAGGGCTTGGGCCGCACGCAATAGCCCATACATGCTGGTGCCGCTTTGGGTGGTGCCTGCCAATTCGCGCAGACGGTAAAGCGGCTCATGGCGTGACCAATACGCGAGGACTGTGGCAAGGCACGCGGGGCCGCAGTCGGTGGAATCAACTTGTTTATTGATGACGGCGTAAATGCGGGTTGCTATGCTGGATGAAGTATGGTTCCTTGGCAACCCTCCAAGTACACCCGCGCCCAGCTCGAAGAACGACGACTCGCCGCCCTGCCGGTGATCCAAGCCGGTGGTCAAACCAATCAGCAGATTGCGAATCAATTTGGTGTCTCCATCCACACCATCTACACCTGGAAAGAGCGTCTCAAGCGTCAGGGTGGTTTGGAAGCCACCGTCACGCCCGGTCGGCCGGGCCGCTTGACGCCGGAACAGCGGCAACAGATCGGCACCCTCCTGCAGGAGGGTGCTCGCGCGTTTGGGTTTCCCGATGACACGTGGACGACGCCTCGCGTGCGTGAGGTCATCGGTCGTCGGTTGGATGTGTGGTACCACCCGGATCATGTTCGGAAGCTGCTCCACGGGTTGGGGTTTTCACCGCAACGACCCAGCAAAGGGGCCCTCGAGCAGAACGAGACAACACTGCGAACCTGGGTGCAGACCACGCGCCTGGAGGTCGAAAAAAAAGGTCGCGCTCGGCGCGACCCTGGTGTATCTCGATGAGGTGGGTTTCAGTCTGAAGGGTGTGGTGCGCCGAACGTGGGCTCCCAAGGGAAAGACACCCATCGTGCGTCTTCCGGCCAGTTGGCAGAAGCTGTCAACCATTGGTGCAATCACCTCTAGGGGCCAATTCCTACAGCACACGCAGGTAGGAGCCATCAAGACGCCCAACGTACTGGCCTTCTTAGCGCATGTCTTGAAGCAGGTCCCAGGCGAGGTGATCCTCGTGCTGGACAATGCCGCCATTCACCGAGCGAAAGCCGTATCGGCTTTCGTAGAGACCGTAGAACGCCTGACCCTAGTCTATTTGCCGCCCTACTCGCCAGAATTGAATCCCATTGAGAAGGTCTGGGCGTACGTCAAGCGCAACGTGCTAGGCAATTTCTGTGCCAAGACGACCAAAGAACTCAAAGAGCGGCTCCGTTCGGGTTGGCAGCGGGTGCGGTATATCAGCCTGCCACAACGGCTTATGGCGGCAACTCCGATTTAAACCGGTATCAATAGTATACTTCATCTTGCTTCCAAAAATGTTTCTTGTTAACTGTCCTTCTTCGATACATTGATAATTTTTCTATCATTTAGAATTATTTTCAGAACTCTTACTCCGTAAAACAGAGCTGCTACCGAAGTAGTAACAGCGAGTATGTTAAACCCCCAATGGTCTTTGCTATTCTGAAGATTTATAAATAAATTGGACAGAAATATCAAAGAGACGAAGATCATTACGCCGATTCTTTTGCTCATTATATACCTTATTATTTCATTGAATTGGCTTGATCAAATGGCAACAGAGGGTGAATAGCTCTGTTGCCATTTGGTATGCCTTTAAGCGATCAATAATTATATGTTGCGGAAGCTTGGCTACTAATTCTTCCTCCGCCATATGTGTTAGTTGTCGTAGAGTTTGAATAAACAACCTGCTTGGGTGGATTACCACTGCGACATTCTTGCAGATTCTCTCCAAGCGCAACGGCAGAGTTGATAGTTCCACCCGCTGCTGCCACTGAACCAAAGCCTGCCATAGTTTTCGTCAAAGGCTCAGGGTCAACAACAGCTATTGCTCCAGCAACAAACGCTCCACCAGCGGTGCCTATCATGGTTAGGAAATTACCCACCATATCAAAGCAGTCTTTTGTAGCACCGCCGCAGATAATCAACTGATCTTCTCTTGAGATTTTATTCAACATGAATTCTCCTGTAGTGGATAATAGCCGCCTTGAGTCGGCTTGCAGTTATCTAAAACCTAAATAGATTTAACAACTTCACTTCACTTCGAAGCCAGAATGCAAAGCCCAATTGCCTTGCACACCCTTATTCTCCGCCACAATCCCAAAACTGTACATATGTCTAAAGTCATATATCTTTAGTTATAGACGGACTGGGTTGCTGAGCGGTCAGTGTTTCGCTTACTGCTGTGTCAGACGGCCCCAGCACCCGCGCAATAACTTCGGCGCAGCTCTTCACGCTCAGCTTGCGCAATAGCCCATACATGCTGGTGCCGCTTTGGATTGTGACTGCCAAGTCACGCAAGCGATACAGCCGCTCGTGGCGTGACCAATACGCGAGGACTGTGGCAAGACATGCGGGGCCGCAGTCGGTAGAATCAACTTGTTTAATCAAGATTACTAATCACCTTCCAAAAATGCACAAAAAGCCATTGACCCTAGAGAGCTGAACTCCTAAAGAGCCTGCTGATTTTATTGGTACTAAAACGCATTTTGTCTACCTATTTCAACTTTCTCGCTCTATCTTGAAGAGATTCTATATGATTTCCTGTTATATTTGTCAGAACAAACAATTACAATTCAAGTGTGATGCGCTTATTTCTAAGAGAATATTTATATTTATATTGTTTATCGTTAATTGATACTTCCAAATTCCTCACATGATCCCATGGAAAAATATTAAGGAAAAGAAAATCTAGGGTAAGCAGATCGACACCTTCAGGCGGTATAATGTGAAACTTTATTTCTTTATCATCACCATCTATGATGCGTTTTTCTGCAAGCTCAACTCTTCTATTTTCTAATATTTCCTTACCTTTTAACAAAAGAAAATGTATGCTTAAATCAACCTTAAACCAAATACCCAAGAAGCCAAGCCAAAAGCCGAAGATGGAATAGGAATGATACTTGACTGTAACATTGATAACCACATATCCTCCGTATTTTCTACCATAGTGACAAATAGCTGCCGGGTGATGGTGCAATCATTACCCCAAGCGGGGCGAAAAGGCAAAAGTTGGCTAAGTAGGTGGCGGCAGTACAAGTGGGTATCGATCAGATTCGCTGTTCGCGCCCAAAGAGGTTTTTTCGTCACCGCGGACATCGGAGTATGACCATCTCTACCCACGCTAGCTAATTACTATGTAAAACCAAATTTTAGAACAAACACTATCAAAAGAAGCCATAACATATTGTACAGGGCGTGAAAAATAATATTATATTGTCGCCCAAGTAGTACGGCGATGTACCAACATAAAACACCAAGGAAAAAGAATGTGTACAGATTTTGGTCAGCGTATTTTTTATGGGCAAGTGCAAAAATAAAAGATTGAATCAGGCATATCATTAAACTTACAGATTCTTTCTTTGTAAACCTATTCAATATGTATATTGGAATATTTCTGAATACAAATTCTTCCACCAAAGGTGCTATAATAATGGTAATAAAAGCGTAGGGAAGTAGTTCTATTAAATTATAGTTAGGATATTTATCTTGTGTGACTACATTGGTTTTATTAATATGGGCTACTAAAGGCAAATTAATAAAAAAATACATAAGCGATATGGCGAACACAATAAATAATTTTGCCGAAATCTTGAGATCGGTGGCTAATTTATAAAGGTTTGACACACACAATCCTCCCGCAATGCAAAGATGCATCAGCGTACTAATGCCTCCTGTTTATAGATTGCTCTGAAATGTAGACTTGAAAAATACTACGATGTGATTGGATTAATTGCTTCCATATACATGCTATCTGAAATATATACTGCCTGTATCATAGAGAACTAGACTACCCATTCTTGCATTTAAGCCATCGTTTGTAGATGCATTTTGATTCGCTCCATTTACCTAATGATTAGAATCACAAGTCGTGCCTGTGCTATCAGCTCTATTGCTTGAATACTTACTCGTGTAAGTCTGGGAAACAGAAGAAGTTGCATTGAAAACAAAGTCCACAGTTCCAGTAACAACACTACATATCTGTTGAGGACTTACCGAAAAGCTTGGAGTGCATTGCGTACGGGACACTGCAATGGTTGCCGAGGGAACTCCAGCACATATATTAGGGGGCAATGCGCCTCCGCCGAAAACCTCTCCTACATATAAGCTTCTCTAAAATGCTGCTAATAAGATTCCGAGCAAAATTGATGAGACAAGGGCTTGAGCTGAATACTTGTGATATGTTTTCAAATTTGCGACTGAATTCCATAATTTGAGCTTTGATAATATCATAAAACAATATGGCTTAAAATTGCTCAAGAGAATCTCCGAACGACCACCCTCACATACTCGTTGTTCATATATGTAAACAAGGGGGGATTGAGTCCCCCCTTTTGTAAGATCACCTATAAGGACTGATGTTCTTCTCTTGAAACATCCACAGTGTTTTCGCATCGTGAGCCTGCGGAACTTCTATGTTAGAAACTGCATTGGAAACATAGTTCACAGTTCCAGTAACAACATTGCATACCTGTTGAGGATTTACCAAAATGTTCGTACGGGGCACTTGAATGGGTGCCGAGGGAACTCCAGCACATATTTGAGGGGGAAATGCATCTCCGCCGAAAACCTCTCCCACTTCAACCATCGTCATTTCTTTCAACATAATTTACTCCTTTCTAAGTAACTAGCGAGGGTAGAGATGGTCATGCTCTAATGCCCGCGGCGACGAAAAAACCTCTTTGGGCGCGAACAGTGAATCTGATCGATACCCACTTGTACTCCCGCTACCTACTTACTACTTATGGCTGAAACGTTATATCTAATCCTGTATGCAAAGCCCGATTGCCTTGCACGCCCTTATTCTCCGCCAGAATCCCAAAACTGTACATATATCCAAAGTCATATATCTTTAGTTATAGACGCACTGGTTTGCTGAGCGGTCAGTGTTTCGCTTTCTGTCGTGTCAGGCGGCATCAGTTGTGCAATAGCTTCGGCGCAGCTCTTCACACCCAGTTTGCGAAAGATGTCAGATAAGTAAACTTTGACGGTTCCTTCGGTGCCGCCCAAGAGCGAGGTGATGTGTTTGCTGCACGCTCCACGGGCCAGCTCAGTCACCAAGGCTTGCTTGCAGATGGTCAGTGAGACAAATTGGGTAACACAGGCAGGCAGATACACGGCTTAGCGTTCTTGTCTTCCCACCAGTATGAGGTCATGTCATTGCCGCTGGGAGGCTGAGAAGGCGGACGAACACCAATCAAACTTCCGGGAGGCTGGGGAGGGACAACATACCCTTGTGCAACCTGTGCCAGTGCTTTAGACAGCTCTACCGAGACAGGGGGGAGGGCGAGTGCGAGACGGGGAGCCGAATCTTGAGACTGAGCAGCAGCGACGCCACTGAGGATCAAGGCCAACATGAAAAATCGAGTGCTTTTCATGCGTTTATAATGCGGTATTTATGACCATTCTGGAATATATCTTTAGTTATATGTCTTTGGATATATATCTTTAGTTATATATCTTTCTCTATAGTCTCGCCAGCCTGACTATCTGCTGTAGTTCATCCTCCGTTATACCGAGTGGCCCCAGTACCTCCAACATAACTTCAGCTCGACTCTTCACGCGCAGCTTGCGAAAGATGTTGGACAAATGAACTTTGACGGTTCCTTCAGTAATGCCCAGTGCAGAGGCGATGCGTTTGTTGCAGGCTCCACGGGCCAATTCTGAAACAAGAGCCTGCTCGCGGGTGGTCAAGGTGTCCAGAGAAAGAGATGCTGTGGGCATAAAAACTCCAAATTGAGAGGCAAGTACGTCGGATGCCGATCTAAATCAACAGCGAGTCATTCTACGAGTGGCATATTTCACATCATTCCCCCCAACTAGACAACATTATTTTGCTTGAGTGCTAACCGGAAAGCTGACCCCACCCCCGCATCCATTACCCTTCCCCGGCCCCCCGTTGCCTATGCTGTAGGCATGACCGACGTCCGCCCTTCACCTATGTCAGCGCCGACGCCCGCGCCTATGCCCGCCGCGCCGCCTGCCCACATGCCGGGCGAGGTTCGGCTGTCTGACCGGGTGCGCTTGGTTCGCAATACCCTGCCGCCGCTGATCGTGCTGGTGGTGGTGGTGGTGGAAGTGCTGATTGCCCGCCTTCCCAATACAGCGGGTCAGACGTGGGCGCACCTGCTGTTTTACGGTCTGCTGGGGCCAGCCGTCACTTTTTTCAGTGTGGAATGGATTGCGGAAGGCACGCGGGCGCGGGAGCGGGCCGAGCGGGAACTGCGCGACTTGTACGGCCAACTCAGTGCGTCTCACGGGCGGCTCCGGGCCGTGCAGGAGCTGATGCGTGACCTGACCGACGCCCCCGACATGGGCGCAGTGGTGGAGGTCGCGGCACGCGGCGCGGTGCGGGTCACGGGGGCCACGCACGCCACCCTGACTGTGCCCGGCGGCCTGAGCGGCACGGCACGCGGCGACACCCTGCTGGCCTCGCCCAGCGCCGACCTGTACGCCCTGAAAGTGGGCATTCCGGGCGGCGGGGCGATGGCGCTGCATTTCGAGACGCCGCCCACCCCAGACATGGAAGCTTTGGCTCAGGCGCTGGCCGCCGAGGTTGCCAACGGCGTGGAAGCCGCCCGCCAGCGCACGCTAGACCTGATGACGCTGTATTCGGTGGATCAGTCTATTCGTGCCGAACGCAACATGCGCCGCCTGCTGTCGCGGGTCACGCGCAATATGGCCGGACGCCTGCGGGTCGATGCGCGGGCCGCCTACCTGACCGATCAGGACGGCCTCTTGCGGCTGGAATACGCGCAGGACAAGACCGGAGAATCGGGCGCGGGCACGCCAGCCCCCGCTTTTGCGTTGCGCGTGGCACAGGCCGGAACGCCGCTGGTCGCCACCCCCGAGGAAGCCGCTGAGGTGTTTGCTGGGGCTGCCAGTGCCCTAGGTTTCCCAATGCGAGACGACGAAGATCTGGTAGGTGTGCTGGTGCTGGGAGACGCCCGCGCCGACGCCTTCGACGACGCCCGGATTCCGCTGCTGGCCCTCATGGCGGGGCAGGCCACGCTGGCCGTTCGCAACGCCCGCGCCTACCTGTACTCCGAAGAACTCGCCATCAGCGACGAACGCGCCCGGATTGCCCGCGAGATTCATGACGGCGTGGCGCAGTCGCTCGCCTTTGCCGCCCTGAAGCTGGATGTGGTGGCCCGCCAAGTGCGGAGCCAGCCTGAACAGGCCGAAGCCGAAGTGAAAGCCGCCAGCGCCCTGCTGCGCGAACAGATTCGGGAAGTCCGGCGCTCTATTTTTGCCTTGCGCCCGATTGATCTGGAACGCTACGGCCTGCTGGAAACCGTGAGGCGCTACGTAGAGGACTTTGGGCAGCAAAACCGCGTGCGGAGCGTGCTGAGCGTCACCGGAGACATTACGCTGTCGCCCAGCGACGAAGCTGTCGTGTTCCGAATTTTGCAGGAAAGCCTGAACAATATCGCCAAGCACGCCCGCGCCCACGAGGTGAAAGTCAGCCTGCACGGGGCCGCCCACGTGACGCTGCGCGTGCAGGACGACGGCGCAGGCTTTGACCCGGAGCAGATCAGTGGGCGGGTCAGCAGTGCGGGCGGGCTGGGCCTGATGCAGATGCGCGAGCGCGTAGAAGCCAGAGGCGGCAGCTACCGCGTGCTGAGTGCGCCCGGACACGGCACGGTAGTAGAGGCGGAAGTGCCGCAGGCCTGATGAGGGGGGAGTGGTCAGTGGTCAGGAGTGAGTGGGAAAGGCGTGGGAGCCGGAGAATCCACGCTTCGAACACGGAGAGAAACTGTTTAACCTGATGTCGTGAAAGGGAGTGGGGAGGTCATGGCCCAGAGCCCAGACTCCAGCGCCGACTCTCTGCCAGCACAGCAGACTCCCCTAACCGACGACCCCGCTTTCTCGCCTCCCCGCGCTACAGTGGGGCCAGTCATGTCGGAAACCATCAGTATCAAACAAAATATCGTGGTCAGGGCGCGCCCGGACGTGCTGTACCGCCTCGCGCTGGAGCCCAAGCGGCGCGTCAAATGGGATCCGAACCTCACCAAAGCGGAGTATTCGGAACCCGACGCCCGCCTGACCAACAACGTGCTGGTGCGCTTCAAGTTCTCGCGGCGCTTGTTGGGGCTGGGATTTACCGCCAAATACGGCCAGTTGCAGGCCCCGCAGCGGGGCGGCTGGGAAAGCGTGCGGAACGTGGGGCCGCTGGAAAAACTGACGCAGGGCTGGACATTTAAAGCCACGCCCGGCGGCACCGAAGTCACCCTGACCCTGAACGGGCGGGTGCGCTACAAGTGGATCAAGACGCCTGTAGAACGCATGCTGAACAACATGGTCGTGTCTACCCTACTGGCGTTGCAGCGCACCGTGGACGCGCAGGGCGCACAACTGATGGAAGACGTGGGCCGCGACATGCAAAAGAAACAAGAAGAGGAACGTAAAGCGCTGAAAGAGGCGCAGAAAGCCGCCCGCAAGCGCAAGAAATAAAACCTACCCGCCTCTTGAGGCCAACTCACTTGATTAAGCGACTCTCTATCCGGCAAGGCCCCCCGTCCTGAAGCCCGCGTATATTGCCTGACAGTGATGGCACGCGGGCTGGAAGCCGCTGTGTGCCGGGAGGTCGCATGAAAATAGGCATGATCGGTCTGGGAAAAATGGGCGGCAACATGGTGCTGCGCCTCACGCAAGGTGGTCAACAGGTGGTGGGCTATGACCGCACCGAGGCGAACGTCGCCAACATCGAGGCGCACGGCGCTCAGGGTGCACGCAGCATGGACGAACTGATTGCCGCGCTGGGCGAGCCGGGATCGCGGGCCGTGTGGATGATGGTTCCGGCAGGCCAGATCACGCAGGCGGTCATCGACGATCTGGCGGGCCGACTGGCTCCCGGCGACATCATCATCGACGGCGGCAACTCCAACTTTAAGGATTCTAAGCGCCGCGCCGAGGAACTGGCCCCCAAAGGCATCGAGTTCGTGGATGTGGGCACGTCGGGCGGAATCTGGGGCCTGAAAGAAGGCTACGCCATGATGATGGGCGGCACCGTGGAGGCCATCGAGCGCCTGCGGCCCATCTTCGAAGTCCTCGCGCCTGCGCCGGATCGGGGCTGGGGCCGCATGGGGCCGTCCGGGTCAGGGCATTACGTGAAAATGGTTCACAACGGCATCGAGTACGGCATGATGCAGGCCTATGCCGAGGGCTTCGAGATGCTGGGGGCCAAAGAGGAATTCGGGCTGGACTTGGCCCAGATTGCCGAACTGTGGCGGCACGGCAGCGTGGTTCGCAGTTGGCTGCTTGACCTGACCGCCGAAGCCCTGCAAAGCGACGCTTCCTTCCATGACCTCTCCGATTACGTGGCCGACAGTGGCGAGGGCCGCTGGACGATCATCGATTCCATCGAACTGGGCATTCCCACGCCAGTCATCACCCTCAGTACCCAGATGCGCTTCCGCAGCCAACAGGAAGTGAGCTACGCGGGCCAGATGCTGTCGGCCATGCGCCGCGCCTTTGGTGGGCACGCCGTGAAAAAGCTGGAAGTGGGCAAACAGGAAAGCGTGGTGCCCAGCGTGAAGGCCGGGGAACACCCCAGCGCCGCTGCCCCGCAGAACATCTCGAACAAACCCACCCTGCCCGACGACGGCAGCGTGCGTGAAGCGCAGGAACTGGGCGAGGCAGGCCAGCAGCGCGTGAAGGACGAGGCGTGACCCGAAAAACGAAAGCGGCAGAGCAACCAGAACAGCCTGCGCCGAAAGCCAAAGCCGCAGCGAAGGCAGAGAAGGCAACCCCTCCAGCGACCAAGACTTCTACTTCCAAACCTTCTGCGGCCAAAAAAGCCGCGCCAGCCGACAAGAAGCCCCGCAAGACCCGCGCCCGCACGCCCAGCGACATCGGCGCAGAAGGCCAGAACCCCTTCCGGGCCATGATGCGCCGCAGCCGCGCCCCCGAACCTGCCACGCTGGTGATTTTTGGCGTCACAGGCGACCTCGCCAAGCGCAAACTCTTGCCCGCCGTGTTCGGGCTGTGGCAAGACGGCCTGCTGGGCAGCGCCTTCAATATCGTGGGCGTGGGCCGTCAGGACATGACCGACGAAGCGTTCAAGGACTTTGCGATAGAAGCGCTGAAAAGCAGCAAGGAAACCGACGCGATTCAGCCCGGCAACTTGGAGAAGTTCCGCGAACTCTTGTACTACGAGTTCGGAGACTTCGCGGGCGACGACGTGTACGACCTCGTGGGCAAAGAGCTTGACCGCGCCGAAGAAGCGCACGGCGGACGCAAGAACGCGCTGTTTTATCTGTCCACGCCTCCCAGTTTGTTCGAGCCGATCAGCAACGGTCTGGGGCGCTTGGGGCTGGCCGACGAATCGGAGGGGTGGCGGCGCATCGTCATCGAGAAGCCGTTCGGCCACGACTTGGGCAGCGCCCGCGCCCTGAACGACGCCATTCACAAAGTCTGGGACGAGTCTCAGGTGTACCGCATCGACCATTATCTGGGCAAAGAAACGGTGCAAAACCTGATGGCGATCCGCTTCGGCAACGCCATTTTCGAGCCGATCTGGAACCGGGGCTACGTGGATCATGTGCAGATCACGGCCTCCGAGGACTTGGGCT includes the following:
- a CDS encoding IS630 family transposase (programmed frameshift): MVPWQPSKYTRAQLEERRLAALPVIQAGGQTNQQIANQFGVSIHTIYTWKERLKRQGGLEATVTPGRPGRLTPEQRQQIGTLLQEGARAFGFPDDTWTTPRVREVIGRRLDVWYHPDHVRKLLHGLGFSPQRPSKGALEQNETTLRTWVQTTRLEVEKKVALGATLVYLDEVGFSLKGVVRRTWAPKGKTPIVRLPASWQKLSTIGAITSRGQFLQHTQVGAIKTPNVLAFLAHVLKQVPGEVILVLDNAAIHRAKAVSAFVETVERLTLVYLPPYSPELNPIEKVWAYVKRNVLGNFCAKTTKELKERLRSGWQRVRYISLPQRLMAATPI
- a CDS encoding cysteine peptidase family C39 domain-containing protein; translated protein: MIKQVDSTDCGPACLATVLAYWSRHERLYRLRDLAVTIQSGTSMYGLLRKLSVKSCAEVIARVLGPSDTAVSETLTAQQPSPSITKDI
- a CDS encoding CPBP family intramembrane glutamic endopeptidase → MHLCIAGGLCVSNLYKLATDLKISAKLFIVFAISLMYFFINLPLVAHINKTNVVTQDKYPNYNLIELLPYAFITIIIAPLVEEFVFRNIPIYILNRFTKKESVSLMICLIQSFIFALAHKKYADQNLYTFFFLGVLCWYIAVLLGRQYNIIFHALYNMLWLLLIVFVLKFGFT
- a CDS encoding LuxR C-terminal-related transcriptional regulator yields the protein MYLPACVTQFVSLTICKQALVTELARGACSKHITSLLGGTEGTVKVYLSDIFRKLGVKSCAEAIAQLMPPDTTESETLTAQQTSASITKDI
- a CDS encoding helix-turn-helix domain-containing protein, translating into MPTASLSLDTLTTREQALVSELARGACNKRIASALGITEGTVKVHLSNIFRKLRVKSRAEVMLEVLGPLGITEDELQQIVRLARL
- a CDS encoding GAF domain-containing sensor histidine kinase — its product is MPAAPPAHMPGEVRLSDRVRLVRNTLPPLIVLVVVVVEVLIARLPNTAGQTWAHLLFYGLLGPAVTFFSVEWIAEGTRARERAERELRDLYGQLSASHGRLRAVQELMRDLTDAPDMGAVVEVAARGAVRVTGATHATLTVPGGLSGTARGDTLLASPSADLYALKVGIPGGGAMALHFETPPTPDMEALAQALAAEVANGVEAARQRTLDLMTLYSVDQSIRAERNMRRLLSRVTRNMAGRLRVDARAAYLTDQDGLLRLEYAQDKTGESGAGTPAPAFALRVAQAGTPLVATPEEAAEVFAGAASALGFPMRDDEDLVGVLVLGDARADAFDDARIPLLALMAGQATLAVRNARAYLYSEELAISDERARIAREIHDGVAQSLAFAALKLDVVARQVRSQPEQAEAEVKAASALLREQIREVRRSIFALRPIDLERYGLLETVRRYVEDFGQQNRVRSVLSVTGDITLSPSDEAVVFRILQESLNNIAKHARAHEVKVSLHGAAHVTLRVQDDGAGFDPEQISGRVSSAGGLGLMQMRERVEARGGSYRVLSAPGHGTVVEAEVPQA
- a CDS encoding SRPBCC family protein, yielding MSETISIKQNIVVRARPDVLYRLALEPKRRVKWDPNLTKAEYSEPDARLTNNVLVRFKFSRRLLGLGFTAKYGQLQAPQRGGWESVRNVGPLEKLTQGWTFKATPGGTEVTLTLNGRVRYKWIKTPVERMLNNMVVSTLLALQRTVDAQGAQLMEDVGRDMQKKQEEERKALKEAQKAARKRKK
- the gnd gene encoding phosphogluconate dehydrogenase (NAD(+)-dependent, decarboxylating), with the translated sequence MKIGMIGLGKMGGNMVLRLTQGGQQVVGYDRTEANVANIEAHGAQGARSMDELIAALGEPGSRAVWMMVPAGQITQAVIDDLAGRLAPGDIIIDGGNSNFKDSKRRAEELAPKGIEFVDVGTSGGIWGLKEGYAMMMGGTVEAIERLRPIFEVLAPAPDRGWGRMGPSGSGHYVKMVHNGIEYGMMQAYAEGFEMLGAKEEFGLDLAQIAELWRHGSVVRSWLLDLTAEALQSDASFHDLSDYVADSGEGRWTIIDSIELGIPTPVITLSTQMRFRSQQEVSYAGQMLSAMRRAFGGHAVKKLEVGKQESVVPSVKAGEHPSAAAPQNISNKPTLPDDGSVREAQELGEAGQQRVKDEA